From a region of the Geothrix sp. 21YS21S-2 genome:
- a CDS encoding cytochrome b N-terminal domain-containing protein — MVKAIPYLIRGLFDAPATFLKWFQERWTKMELFDEGRTEQAKSNPWYTLGGMWYWVWMLVILSGVVLMIYYVPVTDQAYHSIERIQHNWRWGPVPIGSLTRGLHKYGADAFIILATMRVYRMWFTGEYKQGNEFTFIIALLLLIIGMYSGLTGYLLIWNQRALWATKVMATFPTYLDQNPSWLPGGDFINWTNQGKTTAQILLGGTSIGPATVTRFYAFHFMLSFIPMIFFELRVYRLGFKRMNISHWAKLAVFGVILAIAIMIPAAQGSPANPEVTPNPILSDWYFLAMYHFLKLQDPYLATVLTVAIPFLVLASMFLDRRPEREWGKRQIFNWIGIGGLIYFIVFSFLILNGIADLHRDAPLWYFSMGGFLLAGYLQDWAYVMRRDQKRWWETFHLFFVAFILVCMSANTLYHYFGDIREWNVLGKTEMPKVLARLQQANPLATPDMAFEWLEKNRPGLNLWLTSKKGPGKPPGMELWLVHVAAWLGIIASGIYIGLGRWGRRKKAEELAALAKAKPKAAGA, encoded by the coding sequence TTGGTTAAGGCCATTCCCTATCTCATCCGGGGCCTCTTCGACGCCCCCGCCACCTTCCTCAAGTGGTTCCAGGAGCGGTGGACGAAGATGGAGCTGTTCGACGAGGGCCGCACCGAACAGGCCAAGTCCAATCCCTGGTACACCCTCGGGGGCATGTGGTACTGGGTCTGGATGCTGGTGATCCTCAGCGGCGTGGTGCTGATGATCTACTACGTGCCGGTCACCGACCAGGCCTACCACTCCATCGAGCGGATCCAGCACAACTGGCGCTGGGGCCCCGTGCCCATCGGCTCCCTCACCCGCGGCCTCCACAAGTACGGGGCGGACGCCTTCATCATCCTGGCCACCATGCGCGTCTACCGCATGTGGTTCACGGGCGAATACAAGCAGGGCAACGAGTTCACCTTCATCATCGCCCTGCTGCTGCTGATCATCGGCATGTATTCCGGCCTCACCGGCTACCTCCTCATCTGGAACCAGCGCGCCCTGTGGGCCACCAAGGTCATGGCCACCTTCCCCACCTACCTGGACCAGAACCCCAGCTGGCTCCCGGGCGGCGATTTCATCAACTGGACCAACCAGGGCAAGACCACCGCCCAGATCCTCCTGGGGGGCACCAGCATCGGTCCGGCCACCGTGACCCGGTTCTACGCCTTCCACTTCATGCTCAGTTTCATCCCGATGATCTTCTTCGAGCTGCGGGTGTACCGCCTGGGCTTCAAGCGCATGAACATCAGCCACTGGGCCAAGCTGGCGGTCTTCGGCGTGATCCTGGCCATCGCCATCATGATCCCCGCGGCCCAGGGCAGCCCCGCCAACCCCGAGGTGACCCCCAACCCCATCCTCTCGGACTGGTACTTCCTGGCCATGTATCACTTCCTGAAGCTCCAGGATCCCTACCTGGCCACCGTGCTCACCGTGGCGATCCCCTTCCTGGTGCTGGCCTCCATGTTCCTGGACCGGCGGCCCGAGCGGGAATGGGGCAAGCGCCAGATCTTCAACTGGATCGGCATCGGCGGGCTCATCTATTTCATCGTCTTCAGCTTCCTCATCCTCAACGGCATCGCCGACCTGCACCGGGACGCGCCGCTGTGGTACTTCTCCATGGGCGGCTTCCTCCTGGCGGGCTACCTCCAGGACTGGGCCTACGTCATGCGGCGGGACCAGAAGCGCTGGTGGGAGACCTTCCACCTCTTCTTCGTGGCCTTCATCCTCGTGTGCATGTCCGCCAACACCCTGTACCACTACTTCGGCGATATCCGGGAGTGGAACGTGCTCGGCAAGACGGAGATGCCCAAGGTCCTGGCCCGGCTGCAGCAGGCCAACCCCCTGGCCACCCCGGACATGGCCTTCGAGTGGCTGGAAAAGAACCGCCCCGGCCTGAACCTCTGGCTCACCAGCAAGAAGGGCCCCGGAAAGCCGCCGGGCATGGAGCTGTGGCTGGTGCACGTGGCCGCCTGGCTCGGGATCATCGCCTCCGGCATCTATATCGGCCTGGGCCGGTGGGGGCGCCGCAAGAAGGCCGAGGAGCTGGCGGCCCTGGCCAAGGCCAAGCCCAAGGCTGCGGGAGCCTGA
- a CDS encoding c-type cytochrome: protein MRKYLLLLPILLLACADKGLSTRRGAGKDVVLSASAAPAGLEPGAETPYPLGLPSALKGRATYTANCASCHGTLLTAAEAADIRKQAALPPTHADYGAKVKELAAEGRWPVVPPKVGPDFTSRAWRFQRTPSQLYRLIAHGRAPKLEGDPSQGFFEHPGPGGKPGEGWMRAIKDLRGDQLVATGDPVPVWNAVYYVWSRAIAAASPTQFKDVWDLYGQNCSVCHGDTAQGNGPLARTLNPPPFDFSNRKALAQSTDAFLFWRISEGGQFKTIPASVRASMTPESLQQFVHQWSAMPSWRGVLTEDQRWMLVDGVRSRTYEHE, encoded by the coding sequence ATGCGAAAATACCTCCTCCTCCTGCCCATCCTCCTCCTGGCATGCGCCGACAAGGGCCTGTCCACCCGCCGCGGCGCCGGCAAGGACGTCGTCCTCTCGGCTTCTGCCGCCCCCGCGGGGCTGGAGCCCGGCGCCGAGACCCCGTACCCCCTCGGCCTCCCCTCCGCCCTCAAGGGCAGGGCCACCTACACCGCCAACTGCGCCTCCTGCCACGGCACCCTCCTCACGGCCGCCGAAGCCGCCGACATCCGGAAGCAGGCCGCCCTGCCCCCCACCCACGCCGACTACGGCGCGAAGGTGAAGGAGCTCGCCGCCGAGGGCCGGTGGCCCGTGGTCCCCCCCAAGGTCGGCCCCGACTTCACCAGCCGCGCCTGGCGCTTCCAGCGCACCCCCAGCCAGCTGTACCGGCTCATCGCCCACGGCCGCGCCCCGAAGCTGGAGGGCGACCCCTCCCAGGGATTCTTCGAGCACCCCGGCCCCGGCGGCAAGCCCGGCGAAGGCTGGATGCGCGCCATCAAGGACCTGCGGGGCGACCAGCTGGTGGCCACCGGGGACCCGGTCCCGGTGTGGAACGCCGTCTACTATGTCTGGAGCCGCGCCATCGCCGCCGCGAGCCCCACCCAGTTCAAGGACGTGTGGGACCTGTACGGCCAGAACTGCTCGGTCTGCCATGGGGACACCGCCCAGGGCAACGGCCCCCTGGCCCGGACCCTCAACCCGCCGCCCTTCGACTTCTCCAACCGCAAGGCCCTCGCCCAGAGCACCGACGCCTTCCTCTTCTGGCGCATCTCCGAGGGCGGCCAGTTCAAGACCATCCCCGCCTCCGTCCGGGCCTCCATGACGCCCGAGTCGCTCCAGCAGTTCGTCCACCAGTGGTCCGCCATGCCCAGCTGGCGCGGCGTCCTCACCGAAGACCAGCGCTGGATGCTGGTGGACGGCGTCCGCAGCCGCACCTATGAGCACGAATAG
- a CDS encoding tetratricopeptide repeat protein, giving the protein MERTWPRSSWLGPVALVFLVMAVYWQVRHFGFVNFDDPLYVTDNPKVLGGLSWSGLGWAFGTGTGGNWHPLTWLSHMADVTLFGRNAGAHHLVSAGIHAANTVLLFWLLEGMTAEARPSFLVACLFAIHPLHVESVAWVSERKDVLSTFFGMLALLAYVRHGKQPGGPWLKVSFGAFLLSLMSKSMLVTLPVLMLLLDAWPLRRGGTVTPWADRIREKWPFFLAAGCMAAITVVAQRAGGSLSSLQAHPLPVRLANAGLAGVGYLRMMVWPSGLAAFHPFPPLGGLAVKGALALSALGAVTATAFRARVARPYLWMGWAWFLITLLPVIGLVQVGIQAMADRYTYLPLVGPFCMAAWAGEEVARTRPRVMMAASTAVVAVLSCLAWAQASTWRSSVALFRHAVDSGNDGALVRKNLGLGYLLEGDAENAVREYGRALAMSPGDAQAYAGLGKAQWSAGRREEALASFREAHRLRPGGEALYRLGRALAALGRREEALARFQEFLGLAGVDPASGMVEDAHMIAGLLLAGLHRPQEARGHFEAVLLADPGNRTARVNFGLADGAALERAGRWPEAWEAYRGVLAADPGNAEARSGLERLGNVAVGGSTLDGKP; this is encoded by the coding sequence ATGGAGCGGACCTGGCCGAGATCCTCTTGGCTCGGTCCGGTCGCCCTGGTCTTCCTGGTCATGGCGGTCTACTGGCAGGTCCGCCACTTCGGCTTCGTGAACTTCGACGATCCTTTGTACGTCACGGACAACCCCAAGGTCCTGGGGGGCCTGTCCTGGAGCGGGCTCGGGTGGGCCTTCGGCACCGGGACCGGGGGCAACTGGCATCCCCTCACCTGGCTCTCCCACATGGCGGACGTGACCCTTTTCGGGCGGAACGCCGGGGCCCACCATCTGGTGAGCGCCGGGATCCATGCCGCGAACACGGTCCTGCTGTTCTGGCTCCTGGAGGGCATGACCGCGGAGGCCCGGCCCAGCTTTCTGGTAGCTTGCCTGTTCGCAATCCATCCCCTCCATGTGGAGAGCGTGGCCTGGGTATCGGAGCGGAAGGACGTCCTCTCCACCTTTTTCGGTATGCTTGCCTTGCTTGCCTATGTGCGGCATGGCAAGCAACCCGGCGGACCATGGCTCAAGGTGAGCTTCGGGGCTTTCCTTCTGAGCCTGATGTCCAAGTCGATGCTGGTGACCCTGCCCGTCCTGATGCTCCTGCTCGACGCCTGGCCCCTGCGCAGGGGCGGCACGGTCACGCCGTGGGCTGACCGGATTAGGGAGAAATGGCCCTTCTTCCTGGCGGCGGGGTGCATGGCGGCCATCACCGTGGTGGCGCAGCGGGCCGGAGGAAGCCTGTCCAGCCTCCAGGCCCATCCGCTGCCGGTGAGGCTGGCCAATGCGGGACTCGCCGGGGTGGGGTACCTCCGGATGATGGTGTGGCCCTCCGGACTCGCCGCCTTCCATCCCTTTCCGCCCCTGGGTGGGCTGGCGGTGAAGGGCGCCCTGGCTCTTTCCGCCCTGGGTGCGGTGACGGCCACGGCTTTCCGGGCGCGCGTGGCGCGGCCCTACCTTTGGATGGGCTGGGCCTGGTTCCTGATCACCCTCCTGCCGGTCATCGGACTGGTCCAGGTTGGGATCCAGGCCATGGCCGACCGCTACACCTACCTCCCCCTGGTCGGCCCGTTCTGCATGGCGGCCTGGGCCGGGGAGGAGGTGGCCCGGACCCGGCCGCGCGTGATGATGGCGGCCTCCACGGCGGTGGTGGCCGTCCTCTCCTGCCTGGCCTGGGCCCAGGCGTCCACGTGGCGGAGCAGCGTCGCGCTCTTCCGGCATGCGGTGGACTCGGGCAATGACGGTGCGCTTGTGCGAAAGAACCTTGGCCTGGGCTATTTGCTGGAAGGGGATGCCGAAAATGCAGTCCGGGAGTACGGGCGGGCTCTGGCGATGTCGCCGGGCGATGCCCAGGCGTACGCGGGGCTGGGCAAGGCCCAGTGGAGCGCCGGGCGCCGCGAGGAGGCCCTGGCTTCCTTCCGCGAGGCCCACCGGCTCCGCCCGGGAGGCGAGGCCCTCTACCGCCTTGGCCGCGCCCTGGCGGCCCTTGGGCGACGGGAGGAGGCCCTCGCGAGGTTCCAGGAATTCCTGGGCCTGGCTGGAGTGGACCCGGCTTCGGGGATGGTCGAAGATGCCCACATGATCGCCGGCCTGCTGCTGGCGGGCCTTCACCGGCCCCAGGAGGCCCGTGGCCATTTCGAGGCGGTCCTGCTGGCCGATCCCGGAAACCGGACGGCCCGGGTCAACTTCGGCCTTGCGGACGGGGCCGCTCTGGAGCGGGCGGGACGCTGGCCGGAAGCCTGGGAGGCCTATCGAGGCGTCCTGGCGGCCGATCCCGGCAACGCCGAGGCCCGATCCGGCCTGGAGCGGCTGGGAAACGTAGCGGTTGGCGGTTCAACGCTGGACGGAAAGCCCTGA
- the panB gene encoding 3-methyl-2-oxobutanoate hydroxymethyltransferase, whose amino-acid sequence MSHAPASSRSVTVPDLQRMRDGGDRIVMTTAYDAVTARIADASGVDVVLVGDSVGNVCLGFENTLPVTMAMMAHHLEAVVRSRPRALLVVDMPYLSFHLGAEDSLRNAGGFIRSGAQGVKVEGGARRVPVIRALVEAEIPVMGHLGLTPQSLNAMGGFKVQGREASAAVELLEDALRIQDAGCFSVVLEGIPAELAERITQELSIPTIGIGAGPGCSGQVLVFHDILGLLPTPSAKFVRTYMNGFEKLTEAMVHWGEDVRAGRFPGPQESYMLPEPARDQVRAWKPTR is encoded by the coding sequence ATGAGCCATGCCCCCGCCTCCAGCCGTTCCGTGACCGTCCCAGACCTGCAGCGCATGCGGGACGGGGGGGACCGGATCGTCATGACCACCGCCTACGACGCCGTGACCGCGCGCATCGCCGACGCCTCCGGGGTGGACGTGGTGCTGGTGGGCGACAGCGTGGGGAATGTCTGCCTGGGATTCGAGAACACCCTGCCGGTCACCATGGCCATGATGGCCCACCACCTGGAGGCCGTGGTCCGCTCCAGGCCCCGGGCGCTGCTGGTGGTGGACATGCCCTACCTGAGCTTCCACCTGGGCGCAGAGGACTCCCTGCGCAACGCCGGCGGCTTCATCCGGTCCGGGGCCCAGGGGGTCAAGGTGGAGGGCGGGGCCCGCCGGGTGCCGGTCATCCGGGCCCTGGTGGAGGCGGAGATCCCGGTCATGGGCCACCTGGGACTCACCCCCCAGAGCCTGAACGCCATGGGCGGCTTCAAGGTGCAGGGGCGGGAAGCGTCGGCGGCCGTCGAGCTGCTGGAGGACGCCCTGCGGATCCAGGACGCCGGCTGCTTCAGCGTGGTGCTGGAGGGCATACCGGCCGAACTGGCAGAACGGATCACCCAGGAGTTGTCAATTCCAACGATCGGAATCGGCGCCGGCCCGGGCTGTTCCGGTCAGGTACTCGTATTCCATGATATTCTCGGCCTCCTACCAACGCCTTCAGCAAAATTCGTCAGGACATACATGAATGGTTTCGAGAAGTTGACGGAGGCCATGGTCCATTGGGGCGAGGATGTGCGTGCCGGAAGGTTCCCAGGACCCCAAGAGTCCTATATGCTTCCAGAACCCGCACGGGATCAGGTCAGGGCCTGGAAGCCCACTCGCTAG
- a CDS encoding cbb3-type cytochrome c oxidase subunit I, which yields MAQSVELTKNWDSRLAAWADEEHSASRRFLISAAVWVLVGTLFGLVAASEYYWPDLVHNLPQLQFGRLRPTHVNVVAFGFISMANVGAIFYVIPELCRTRLYSERWGNVLMVAWNAVIVAGILCLTNGITEGREYAELPWFLDIAMMGALILYIVLVWGTVLNRKEKQLYVSIWYIAGTTLWFPVVYLIGNRVFFAVPGIGDAIANWFYGHNILGLWFTTNGIGLLYYFLPKITRNPLYSHLLSIVGFSTIAMFYTPTGTHHLLQSPVPEWLKAVAVISSVMLLVPVMSVLVNFFLTMKGKWSMMATHLPLRFFITALGFYLLTCFTGPFQATRWINWYLHFTHWVVGHAHFALLGTFGFVGWGAIYYVAPRVSGRQWYSRRLANAHYWLSLIGTILMIVALTVGGLIQASAWEEGIPVYRGVIMVAPFMLMRAFSGLLIVLGQVLFLYNVVKTLVFAEASVEGPLEEPATLAPATATARVQS from the coding sequence ATGGCACAAAGCGTTGAACTTACCAAAAACTGGGACAGCCGGCTGGCCGCGTGGGCGGACGAGGAGCACAGCGCCTCCAGGCGCTTCCTCATCAGCGCCGCCGTCTGGGTCCTGGTGGGAACCCTGTTCGGCCTTGTCGCCGCATCGGAATACTACTGGCCCGACCTCGTGCACAACCTGCCGCAGCTCCAGTTCGGGCGCCTGCGCCCCACCCACGTGAACGTCGTCGCCTTCGGCTTCATTTCCATGGCCAACGTCGGCGCCATCTTCTACGTCATCCCCGAGCTGTGCCGCACGAGGCTCTACAGCGAGCGCTGGGGCAACGTCCTCATGGTGGCCTGGAACGCCGTCATCGTCGCGGGGATCCTCTGCCTCACCAACGGCATCACCGAGGGCCGCGAATACGCCGAGCTCCCCTGGTTCCTGGACATCGCCATGATGGGCGCCCTCATCCTCTACATCGTCCTCGTGTGGGGCACGGTCCTCAACCGCAAGGAGAAGCAGCTCTACGTGTCCATTTGGTACATCGCCGGCACCACCCTCTGGTTCCCCGTGGTCTACCTCATCGGCAACCGGGTGTTCTTCGCCGTGCCCGGCATCGGCGACGCCATCGCGAACTGGTTCTACGGCCACAACATCCTGGGCCTCTGGTTCACCACCAACGGCATCGGCCTGCTGTACTACTTCCTGCCCAAGATCACCCGGAACCCGCTCTACTCCCATCTCCTGTCCATCGTGGGCTTCAGCACCATCGCCATGTTCTACACCCCCACGGGCACCCACCACCTGCTCCAGAGCCCGGTGCCGGAGTGGCTCAAGGCCGTGGCCGTCATCTCCTCCGTGATGCTGCTTGTGCCGGTCATGAGCGTGCTGGTGAACTTCTTCCTGACCATGAAGGGGAAGTGGTCGATGATGGCCACCCACCTGCCCCTGCGGTTCTTCATCACCGCCCTGGGCTTCTACCTGCTGACCTGCTTCACGGGCCCCTTCCAGGCCACCCGGTGGATCAACTGGTACCTCCACTTCACCCACTGGGTGGTGGGCCACGCCCATTTCGCCCTGCTGGGCACCTTCGGGTTCGTGGGCTGGGGCGCCATCTACTACGTCGCGCCACGGGTCTCGGGCCGGCAGTGGTACTCGAGGCGCCTGGCCAACGCGCACTACTGGCTCTCGCTCATCGGCACCATCCTCATGATCGTGGCGCTCACCGTGGGCGGCCTCATCCAGGCCTCGGCCTGGGAGGAGGGCATCCCCGTCTACCGGGGCGTGATCATGGTGGCCCCCTTCATGCTGATGCGGGCCTTCTCCGGGCTGCTCATCGTGCTGGGCCAGGTGCTGTTCCTCTACAACGTGGTCAAGACCCTGGTGTTCGCCGAGGCTTCGGTGGAGGGCCCCCTGGAGGAGCCCGCCACCCTCGCGCCCGCCACCGCCACCGCCCGCGTGCAGAGCTAG
- a CDS encoding ubiquinol-cytochrome c reductase iron-sulfur subunit — MKENQRRLFLKAITSIPILGGAVLAASALIRYFKPTTVGGVKGLVAPPDEAGSSIQIVAALSELTQPWDFKEFIYIRKSVEYSSRKIQGAKIPGFVVRLPDDLADPKDPKSKFVVVQRICPHLGCTFNFVKSPEELAGGYNYKPPAPTHPYFACPCHLSVYDPTRKTEVNLQGLLPGKVVSGPAPRPPRTMSFDIKDGQILITGTEGGGVG; from the coding sequence ATGAAGGAGAACCAGCGCCGGCTCTTCCTGAAGGCCATCACGAGCATCCCCATCCTCGGGGGCGCCGTGCTGGCCGCCAGTGCCCTGATCCGGTACTTCAAGCCCACCACCGTCGGGGGCGTCAAGGGCCTGGTGGCCCCCCCCGACGAGGCCGGCAGCAGCATCCAGATCGTGGCCGCCCTGAGCGAACTCACCCAGCCCTGGGACTTCAAGGAGTTCATCTACATCCGGAAATCCGTGGAGTACTCCAGCCGCAAGATCCAGGGAGCCAAGATACCCGGCTTCGTGGTGCGCCTTCCGGACGACCTCGCGGATCCGAAGGATCCCAAGTCGAAGTTCGTCGTCGTGCAGCGCATCTGCCCGCACCTGGGCTGCACGTTCAACTTCGTCAAGAGCCCCGAGGAACTGGCCGGCGGGTACAACTACAAGCCCCCCGCACCCACGCATCCCTACTTCGCGTGCCCCTGCCACCTCTCGGTGTACGACCCCACCCGCAAGACGGAAGTCAACCTCCAGGGACTGCTGCCGGGCAAGGTGGTCTCGGGCCCGGCGCCCCGGCCCCCGCGCACCATGTCCTTCGACATCAAGGACGGGCAGATCCTGATCACCGGCACGGAAGGAGGCGGCGTTGGTTAA
- a CDS encoding cbb3-type cytochrome c oxidase subunit II, which produces MTTQRANYLYPALGLTLIMASIIFVVVLVPRWTFKPPEPRDLRDYTAQEQRGREIYKREGCWYCHSMVSRPQDWDHGRRSKSSDYYYDAYHLLGSERTGPDLANIGGKFPDQYHMLHHKNPRYVKPGSIMPRYDYLSEQELTDLTAFLQSLGPNGTRALDVKDGKAKYEATGETKWAKVRDYTWEGGDLNGVTEKVAMWKLDVAQQRALNEELYGEHSEVPFKYTAEIEELMYGSSHEAANAKGALQGLATPAFPNKEALDEARNLDPEARAWVENSFKEGQISDKNRLLANYGKGLFNNQCSPCHGVAGNGKGQAAFTMTKRPANFDEDKFATYTTDAWYWRISRGVPGTQMPRWEYTLDANQRLTLTAFLKYVAQNKGLGKLQGNESDYEKAPVHAAPAK; this is translated from the coding sequence ATGACCACGCAGCGAGCCAACTACCTCTACCCGGCCCTCGGGCTCACCCTCATCATGGCCTCCATCATCTTCGTGGTGGTCCTGGTGCCCCGGTGGACCTTCAAGCCCCCCGAACCCAGGGACCTGCGCGACTACACCGCCCAGGAGCAGCGGGGCCGGGAGATCTACAAGCGCGAGGGGTGCTGGTACTGCCACTCCATGGTGAGCCGCCCCCAGGACTGGGACCACGGCCGCCGCTCCAAGTCCTCCGACTACTACTACGACGCCTACCACCTCCTGGGATCCGAGCGCACCGGTCCCGACCTGGCCAACATCGGCGGGAAGTTCCCGGACCAGTACCACATGCTCCACCACAAGAACCCCCGGTACGTGAAGCCGGGCTCCATCATGCCCCGCTACGACTACCTCTCCGAGCAGGAGCTCACGGACCTCACGGCCTTCCTGCAGAGCCTGGGCCCCAACGGCACCCGCGCCCTGGACGTGAAGGACGGCAAGGCGAAGTACGAGGCCACGGGCGAGACGAAGTGGGCCAAGGTCCGCGACTACACCTGGGAGGGCGGCGACCTGAACGGCGTCACCGAGAAGGTGGCCATGTGGAAGCTGGACGTGGCCCAGCAGCGGGCCCTCAACGAGGAGCTCTACGGCGAGCACTCGGAAGTGCCCTTCAAGTACACCGCCGAGATCGAGGAGCTGATGTACGGCTCCAGCCACGAGGCCGCCAACGCCAAGGGCGCCCTCCAGGGCCTGGCCACCCCCGCCTTCCCGAACAAGGAGGCCCTGGACGAGGCCCGCAACCTGGACCCCGAGGCCCGGGCCTGGGTGGAGAACAGCTTCAAGGAGGGCCAGATCTCGGACAAGAACCGCCTCCTGGCCAACTACGGCAAGGGCCTGTTCAACAACCAGTGCTCCCCCTGCCACGGCGTGGCCGGCAACGGCAAGGGCCAGGCAGCCTTCACCATGACCAAGCGGCCCGCCAACTTCGACGAGGACAAGTTCGCCACCTACACCACGGACGCCTGGTACTGGCGCATCAGCCGCGGCGTGCCCGGCACCCAGATGCCCCGGTGGGAGTACACCCTGGACGCCAACCAGCGGCTCACCCTCACCGCCTTCCTCAAGTACGTCGCCCAGAACAAGGGCCTGGGCAAGCTGCAGGGCAACGAGAGCGACTACGAGAAGGCTCCCGTCCATGCCGCCCCGGCCAAGTGA
- a CDS encoding cytochrome b N-terminal domain-containing protein encodes MYRKFLRLTKSLTVSFEKLVNFLTTQEHNPLYFHGALPLYTFWFLIFSGILLWMYYIPTLDRAWSSVNYISALPTPGDPINLAAGIPYGAVVRGIHRWGAAAMMIVTLLHMFRVYFTDRHRAWRWLPWVTGVGLLIFVLFVGLTGYLLVWDARAYYIVVATQHLFDGVPVIGAALSSFLVGGEGITDYTLTRFLFFHVGGAVFIFFLVWMHFIRLKEPVVTPSRATNFLLLGFILLAAGTLPAINITHELLAKYGHDPRIAAQAAYIASDAPAQIGTLVETIRYDAWYMFPYWLIQNVGTTWTWLILGGSTVLLCVAPFYPKDRRANIAEVIEAKCTGCTFCSLDCPFEAITMVDRAPGSKFKQIAVVQAARCSECGICVGACPFQAIELPELHSKTLEADLLALVKKGA; translated from the coding sequence ATGTACCGCAAATTCCTGCGCCTCACCAAGAGCCTCACGGTCAGCTTCGAGAAGCTGGTCAACTTCCTCACCACCCAGGAGCACAACCCCCTGTACTTCCACGGGGCGCTCCCCCTCTACACCTTCTGGTTCCTCATCTTCTCCGGGATCCTGCTGTGGATGTACTACATCCCCACCCTGGACAGGGCCTGGTCCAGCGTGAACTACATCTCCGCCCTCCCCACCCCGGGCGACCCCATCAACCTGGCCGCGGGCATCCCCTACGGCGCCGTGGTGCGCGGCATCCACCGCTGGGGCGCGGCGGCCATGATGATCGTCACCCTCCTGCACATGTTCCGGGTCTACTTCACGGACCGGCACCGCGCCTGGCGCTGGCTGCCCTGGGTCACGGGCGTGGGCCTGCTCATCTTCGTGCTCTTCGTGGGGCTCACCGGCTACCTCCTGGTGTGGGACGCCCGGGCCTACTACATCGTCGTGGCCACCCAGCACCTCTTCGACGGGGTGCCCGTCATCGGCGCGGCCCTGTCGAGCTTCCTGGTGGGCGGCGAAGGCATCACGGACTACACCCTCACCCGTTTCCTCTTCTTCCACGTGGGCGGGGCCGTGTTCATCTTCTTCCTCGTGTGGATGCACTTCATCCGCCTCAAGGAACCCGTGGTCACCCCCAGCCGGGCCACCAACTTCCTGCTGCTGGGCTTCATCCTCCTGGCCGCGGGCACCCTGCCGGCCATCAACATCACGCACGAGCTGCTGGCCAAGTACGGCCATGACCCCCGCATCGCCGCGCAGGCCGCCTACATCGCCAGCGACGCCCCGGCCCAGATCGGCACCCTGGTGGAGACCATCCGCTACGACGCCTGGTACATGTTCCCCTACTGGCTCATCCAGAACGTGGGCACCACCTGGACCTGGCTGATCCTGGGCGGCTCCACGGTGCTGCTGTGCGTGGCGCCCTTCTACCCCAAGGACCGCCGGGCCAACATCGCCGAGGTCATCGAAGCCAAGTGCACGGGCTGCACCTTCTGCAGCCTGGACTGCCCGTTCGAGGCCATCACCATGGTGGACCGGGCCCCGGGCAGCAAGTTCAAGCAGATCGCCGTGGTGCAGGCGGCCCGGTGCAGCGAGTGCGGCATCTGCGTGGGGGCCTGCCCCTTCCAGGCCATCGAG
- the panC gene encoding pantoate--beta-alanine ligase — translation MRIIRTISELKVALKALRESHKSIGFVPTMGYLHEGHASLIKQSTARCDATVVSVFVNPTQFGPGEDLSRYPRDLERDQNLCLRLGVAILFMPEAAEVYPTGFCTSISVGPIADALCGEFRPGHFRGVATVVAKLFNMVQPDLAFFGQKDLQQTAIIRRVVKDLNLPVDILVAPTVREADGLALSSRNAYLTEAERARALGISRGLFAAAAAFDGGQRDAAALAALARKGMEGAGEIQYCQVVDPSSLDPIAGMVLRPAALCAAVVVGGTRLIDNVLLTPSGEPMQFISHLEA, via the coding sequence ATGCGCATCATCCGCACCATCTCCGAACTGAAGGTCGCCCTCAAGGCGCTCCGCGAGAGCCACAAGAGCATCGGCTTCGTGCCGACCATGGGCTACCTCCACGAGGGGCACGCGTCGCTCATCAAGCAGAGCACCGCCCGGTGCGACGCCACGGTGGTCTCGGTCTTCGTCAATCCCACCCAGTTCGGCCCCGGCGAGGACCTGTCCCGGTACCCCCGGGACCTTGAGCGGGACCAGAACCTCTGCCTGCGCCTGGGCGTGGCGATCCTCTTCATGCCCGAGGCCGCCGAGGTCTACCCCACGGGCTTCTGCACCTCCATCTCCGTGGGCCCCATCGCCGATGCCCTGTGCGGCGAGTTCCGCCCCGGGCACTTCCGGGGGGTGGCCACGGTGGTGGCCAAGCTCTTCAACATGGTCCAGCCCGACCTGGCCTTCTTCGGCCAGAAGGACCTGCAGCAGACCGCCATCATCCGGAGGGTGGTCAAGGACCTGAACCTGCCCGTGGACATCCTCGTGGCCCCCACGGTGCGGGAAGCCGACGGGCTCGCGCTCAGCTCCCGCAACGCCTACCTCACCGAGGCCGAGCGGGCCCGGGCCCTGGGCATCAGCCGGGGCCTGTTCGCCGCGGCCGCCGCCTTCGACGGGGGCCAGCGGGACGCCGCGGCGCTGGCCGCCCTGGCCCGCAAGGGCATGGAGGGCGCGGGCGAGATCCAGTACTGCCAGGTGGTGGACCCCTCCAGCCTCGATCCCATCGCGGGCATGGTCCTCCGGCCCGCGGCGCTTTGCGCGGCGGTGGTCGTCGGGGGCACGCGGCTCATCGACAACGTGCTCCTCACGCCGTCGGGCGAGCCGATGCAGTTCATCAGCCACCTGGAAGCCTGA